A portion of the Cryptomeria japonica chromosome 5, Sugi_1.0, whole genome shotgun sequence genome contains these proteins:
- the LOC131034695 gene encoding subtilisin-like protease SBT1.7 produces the protein MIDTGIWPESKSFKDEGLGPAPTGWKGACEIGRRFDSSSCNGKIIGARYFFKGYKSENPSPINETLEYKSPRENDGHGTHTASTVAGAAVSGISYFGFANGTARGMAPQARLATYKACWEDGSYDTDTVAAMEQAVADGVDIISISIGSPDTPFTDDNRAIAAFGAIEKGVFFCASAGNSGPYPSTLGNLAPWITTVGASSIDRDFPAFVVLGNREMYKGTSTYSRLDDTTLQRSLPLVYVSTNASTSCCVPGSLDPNLVKDKIVQRITNPNTLPAISVSLTTGEKIKAYIKSTGNNVTAAMNLKGLTVVGKETTAPIVASFSSRGPSESYPQILKPDMIAPGLNVLAAYAGELPYSILSGTSMSCSHASGMAALIKDIHPTWNPASIKSALMTSSYSTDNSEQPIKDSNTMKEADPFPLGAGHVDPNAAVDPGLVYDMVPQDYITFLCSLNYTEQQISLLTKESVSCPNFSLEAGDLNYPSFSVVMKSGSNSVQVKRRTVTYVGTGADVVYQVSVKNPSGVTIIVEPQTLKFGKHLETASYTVKFEGTVGSSGETASFG, from the exons ATGATCGATACGGGAATATGGCCTGAAAGCAAAAGCTTCAAAGATGAAGGTTTGGGACCCGCTCCCACTGGATGGAAAGGCGCGTGCGAAATCGGGCGGCGCTTCGACTCCTCCAGCTGCAATGGAAAAATCATTGGAGCTCGGTATTTCTTTAAAGGCTACAAATCGGAGAACCCGAGTCCTATTAACGAAACTTTGGAATACAAATCTCCAAGAGAAAACGATGGGCATGGCACCCATACAGCTTCGACCGTGGCTGGCGCCGCAGTTTCTGGGATCAGTTACTTTGGATTTGCCAACGGGACGGCCAGAGGGATGGCCCCTCAAGCCAGGCTGGCCACCTACAAAGCCTGCTGGGAAGATGGTTCCTATGACACGGACACCGTTGCTGCCATGGAACAAGCCGTTGCTGACGGCGTCGACATCATTTCTATCTCAATTGGCTCACCGGATACGCCATTTACCGATGATAACAGAGCTATTGCAGCATTTGGGGCCATTGAAAAGGGTGTTTTCTTCTGTGCCTCGGCAGGAAACAGTGGGCCTTATCCGTCTACTCTTGGTAACTTGGCGCCCTGGATTACTACTGTGGGGGCGAGCAGCATCGATAGAGATTTCCCTGCATTTGTTGTTTTGGGCAACCGAGAGATGTACAAAGGCACTTCCACCTACAGCCGACTAGATGATACAACCTTGCAACGGTCTCTGCCATTGGTCTACGTATCCACGAACGCCAGCACAAGCTGTTGTGTTCCTGGCAGCCTTGATCCCAATTTGGTTAAGGACAAAATCGTG CAGCGCATTACAAATCCAAACACTCTGCCGGCTATAAGTGTCAGTTTGACGACTGGAGAGAAAATCAAAGCTTACATCAAAAGCACCGGGAACAACGTAACGGCTGCCATGAATCTCAAAGGATTGACAGTTGTGGGAAAGGAAACAACTGCTCCCATTGTTGCTTCCTTTTCTTCGAGGGGGCCTAGTGAATCGTATCCGCAAATTCTCAAGCCGGATATGATTGCTCCGGGTTTGAACGTATTGGCAGCTTACGCCGGAGAGTTGCCCTACAGCATCCTTTCAGGAACTTCCATGTCGTGCTCTCACGCCAGCGGCATGGCAGCGCTGATAAAAGACATACACCCTACATGGAACCCTGCCTCTATCAAGTCTGCGCTCATGACGTCATCCTACTCGACTGACAATTCAGAGCAGCCCATCAAGGATTCAAATACAATGAAAGAAGCCGATCCCTTTCCGTTGGGCGCGGGTCACGTGGATCCAAATGCTGCGGTAGACCCGGGGCTTGTCTACGACATGGTGCCTCAAGATTACATCACCTTTCTCTGCTCTCTCAACTACACAGAACAACAGATTTCTCTTCTTACAAAGGAGTCAGTTTCCTGTCCCAACTTCAGTTTGGAAGCCGGCGATCTCAACTATCCATCATTTTCAGTTGTAATGAAATCAGGGAGCAATTCGGTTCAGGTAAAGAGAAGAACAGTGACATATGTGGGTACAGGGGCTGATGTAGTGTACCAAGTGAGTGTGAAGAACCCTTCTGGTGTCACTATAATCGTGGAACCACAAACGTTGAAGTTCGGAAAGCACTTGGAAACTGCAAGCTATACTGTAAAATTTGAAGGAACAGTCGGTTCTAGTGGTGAGACAGCTTCATTTGGATAG